In one bacterium genomic region, the following are encoded:
- the aroQ gene encoding type II 3-dehydroquinate dehydratase, translated as MEKISVLNGPNLNLLELRDPTLYGGISLDKINQRLIEKAVTQQVELQFFQSNHEGDLIEKVQELIQLDRQKYLKGILINPGGFSHTSVALRDALEMITCPIVEVHLSNIYARESYRKHSITAEISSAIIAGFGPIGYEIALDFLMR; from the coding sequence ATGGAAAAAATTTCTGTCCTCAATGGGCCAAATTTAAATCTCTTAGAGTTACGTGACCCTACATTATACGGAGGGATTAGCTTAGATAAAATAAATCAGCGCCTCATCGAAAAAGCTGTTACTCAGCAAGTGGAACTTCAGTTTTTTCAATCAAACCATGAAGGTGATTTGATTGAAAAAGTTCAAGAATTAATCCAATTGGACCGGCAGAAATATTTAAAAGGCATATTGATTAATCCCGGAGGATTTTCTCATACAAGCGTGGCGCTTCGTGATGCGCTAGAGATGATTACCTGTCCAATTGTTGAAGTACACTTAAGTAATATCTATGCGCGTGAATCCTATCGAAAACATTCAATAACAGCTGAGATTTCGTCGGCAATTATTGCTGGTTTCGGACCAATCGGGTATGAAATAGCACTCGACTTCTTAATGCGCTGA